A single region of the Oleispira antarctica RB-8 genome encodes:
- a CDS encoding Cyclic nucleotide-binding protein, whose product MKKTTGLSHAHIQMVLQKIPFFRGFMPDERERLATEQDSFVVAQPKELIVLKGSMERSFYILLSGVVEVIDREGRKPIFELIPGDFFGEISFLSETPRTASVRAQDVCILMRIDQQLMSRLRSEMREKIKDQLIDKLVKRILSQG is encoded by the coding sequence ATGAAAAAAACAACGGGGTTAAGCCATGCTCATATTCAAATGGTCCTACAGAAAATACCTTTCTTTAGAGGGTTTATGCCGGATGAGCGAGAACGACTAGCCACAGAGCAGGACAGTTTTGTGGTTGCTCAGCCGAAAGAGTTGATTGTTTTAAAAGGTTCTATGGAACGATCTTTTTATATCTTATTGTCTGGTGTCGTCGAGGTGATCGATAGAGAAGGCCGCAAACCTATTTTTGAATTAATACCAGGTGATTTTTTTGGCGAAATTAGCTTTCTTTCTGAAACTCCTAGAACAGCAAGTGTTCGGGCGCAAGATGTCTGTATCTTAATGAGAATTGATCAGCAGTTAATGAGCCGATTACGATCAGAAATGCGTGAAAAAATAAAAGATCAGCTGATTGATAAGTTGGTAAAAAGAATTTTATCACAAGGTTAA
- a CDS encoding Alkaline phosphatase family protein, giving the protein MRPIISFLFLLLNLSCTAIADSLLKKHWYQQGDRWLNDKVQFLEASIKTQSDTPDNAAAKNIILFIGDGMSITTLTAARIWQGQQQGLLGEEHFLHFETFPYTALIKTYNSNQQTPDSAGTMSAIMTGVKTRAGVISMGPEQDRTDCKGSAQHNQKTLLEWGYEQNFDTGIVTTARLTHATPAATYAHSPDRVWEGDYDRHLNAYWYGCDSIAKQLIEGAFPAGLDLALGGGASRLENYYDSFQQQFPAGHLLNNQRDLLEWNTATQPQSEDGPVLGVFSSEHMDFEMDRRREQPSLQQMTQKAIEYFEGRNKNYLLVIESARIDHAHHNGNAARALAETAMLADSVQLADDMTKDDDTLIIVTADHSHTFVMAGYPKRGNSILGISKNQKNEVVLANDGMPYTSLGYANGKASGRKESTEHFASSEDKNFHQEVGIALPLETHGSDDVALHAKGPGAYLFSGLMEQNEIFHTMLQALSRADMSAEDSQ; this is encoded by the coding sequence ATGCGGCCTATTATCTCCTTCCTGTTTCTACTTTTAAATCTGTCTTGCACTGCCATTGCTGATTCTTTGCTTAAAAAACACTGGTATCAGCAAGGTGATCGCTGGTTAAACGATAAAGTTCAATTCCTTGAAGCATCGATTAAAACTCAATCCGATACTCCCGACAACGCGGCTGCAAAAAATATTATTCTCTTTATTGGTGATGGTATGAGCATTACTACATTAACCGCTGCTAGAATTTGGCAAGGTCAGCAGCAAGGGTTGTTGGGGGAAGAGCACTTTCTACACTTTGAGACATTTCCTTATACAGCATTGATAAAAACGTATAACAGCAACCAGCAAACTCCTGACTCTGCAGGCACCATGAGCGCGATAATGACGGGGGTGAAAACCCGTGCCGGTGTTATAAGTATGGGCCCAGAGCAAGATAGAACGGATTGTAAGGGCAGTGCACAGCATAATCAGAAGACACTTCTAGAGTGGGGATATGAGCAGAATTTTGATACGGGTATTGTCACCACGGCACGGCTCACACATGCAACGCCCGCGGCAACTTATGCTCATAGTCCTGATCGAGTTTGGGAAGGTGATTACGATCGCCATTTGAATGCGTATTGGTATGGTTGTGATTCTATTGCTAAACAGTTGATTGAAGGGGCTTTTCCTGCGGGATTAGATTTAGCGTTAGGCGGTGGCGCTTCTCGACTTGAAAATTATTATGATTCATTCCAACAGCAGTTCCCTGCGGGACATTTATTAAACAATCAACGAGACTTACTTGAATGGAATACTGCTACACAGCCGCAATCTGAAGACGGCCCTGTGCTTGGGGTATTTTCATCTGAGCACATGGATTTTGAAATGGATCGACGCCGTGAGCAACCATCGTTGCAGCAAATGACGCAGAAGGCGATTGAGTATTTTGAAGGACGGAACAAAAATTATTTATTAGTAATTGAAAGCGCACGTATTGATCATGCTCATCACAATGGCAATGCCGCGCGGGCGTTAGCAGAAACGGCTATGTTAGCCGACAGTGTTCAGCTCGCAGATGACATGACAAAAGATGATGATACGCTCATTATCGTGACGGCAGATCATAGTCATACTTTTGTGATGGCGGGTTACCCTAAACGTGGAAATTCTATTCTGGGTATTTCTAAAAACCAAAAAAATGAAGTTGTGCTCGCCAATGACGGCATGCCTTATACCAGCTTGGGATATGCCAATGGCAAAGCCAGTGGGCGTAAGGAATCTACCGAGCACTTTGCTAGTAGTGAAGACAAAAATTTTCATCAAGAAGTCGGTATTGCGCTACCATTAGAAACCCATGGCAGTGATGATGTGGCTTTGCATGCAAAAGGCCCAGGGGCTTATTTATTTTCAGGTTTAATGGAGCAGAATGAGATTTTTCATACCATGTTGCAGGCGCTTTCCCGTGCTGACATGTCTGCAGAGGATTCTCAATAA
- a CDS encoding probable alkaline phosphatase family protein: MKFIKVCAVAVFLISCTSDISFDTSAREEMKDSRTAAQWYQQGRESVQKRKAAVTKNSNSINTTKAKNIIFVLGDGMGVSTLTAARIYVGQQQGLLGEEFALSFEEFPYSALIKTYNVDLQTPDSAGTMSALMTGVKTNEGIISLPDSVQRGDCASISQEILPTFIDLAKAKGKSTAMITTARVTHATPATTYAHSVDRNWESDEAIPNAEKERGCTDIASQFVDNKQHSLDILFGGGRRHFLPKEDGGKRSDNRNLIEEWQQRGRYVSDLEALKGLEALEKSPTLDESVSNQIQPWLGLFSHSHMDYAYQRPPQQPSLQQMTEVALTRLQKNKQGYALVIEAGRIDHGHHDGTAYKALTETQELHETVAWLLTQVDTKETLIIVTADHSHTLTLAGYATRGNPILGDVVSNDAKGYPKRKASLDLTGQPYTSLGYRDGPGAIHGSGEDHLSENTLAKDDPNYRQAALVPMDYETHGGEDVALYAIGPQSQLFSGTLEQHWVFHALKYAM, encoded by the coding sequence ATGAAATTTATTAAGGTCTGTGCCGTTGCGGTATTTTTAATATCTTGTACTTCTGATATTTCCTTTGATACATCTGCCAGAGAAGAAATGAAAGATTCGCGTACTGCTGCGCAATGGTATCAGCAAGGTAGAGAAAGCGTACAAAAGAGAAAAGCGGCGGTTACCAAAAACTCAAACTCAATTAATACGACTAAAGCCAAAAATATTATCTTTGTATTAGGTGATGGCATGGGGGTGAGTACACTGACCGCAGCGAGAATTTATGTGGGTCAGCAGCAAGGTTTATTAGGGGAAGAGTTTGCCCTCAGCTTTGAAGAGTTTCCATATTCAGCCTTGATAAAAACCTACAATGTTGATCTACAAACGCCAGATTCCGCAGGCACCATGTCGGCATTGATGACGGGTGTGAAAACTAATGAAGGCATTATTAGTTTGCCTGATTCGGTTCAGCGTGGTGATTGTGCTTCCATTTCCCAAGAAATATTACCAACCTTCATCGATCTTGCTAAAGCCAAAGGAAAGAGCACCGCGATGATCACGACTGCAAGGGTTACTCATGCAACTCCAGCAACGACCTATGCTCATAGTGTCGATAGAAATTGGGAAAGCGATGAGGCTATTCCTAATGCTGAAAAAGAACGGGGTTGCACTGATATCGCTAGCCAATTTGTTGATAATAAACAGCACTCTTTGGATATTTTATTCGGTGGCGGTCGTCGTCATTTTTTGCCAAAAGAAGACGGTGGTAAGCGCAGTGATAATAGGAATTTGATTGAAGAGTGGCAGCAGCGAGGACGCTATGTTTCAGATCTAGAGGCACTAAAAGGCTTAGAAGCGTTAGAAAAATCACCAACGTTAGATGAGTCAGTGTCTAATCAGATACAACCTTGGTTGGGCTTATTTTCACATTCGCACATGGATTATGCTTACCAGCGTCCACCTCAACAGCCATCATTACAGCAGATGACAGAGGTTGCGTTAACGCGCCTGCAGAAAAATAAGCAAGGGTATGCATTGGTGATCGAAGCAGGGCGGATTGATCATGGTCATCACGATGGCACCGCGTATAAAGCCCTAACCGAAACTCAAGAGTTGCATGAAACAGTGGCGTGGTTATTAACGCAAGTCGATACTAAAGAGACATTAATCATCGTCACTGCCGATCATAGCCATACATTAACCTTGGCGGGCTATGCAACCCGCGGCAACCCAATATTGGGCGATGTCGTGTCTAATGATGCTAAGGGATACCCAAAGCGCAAAGCAAGCTTAGATCTTACGGGTCAGCCCTATACCTCGTTAGGTTATCGCGATGGCCCAGGTGCAATTCATGGCTCAGGCGAAGATCATTTAAGCGAAAATACTTTAGCCAAAGATGATCCTAATTACCGGCAAGCGGCTCTCGTGCCCATGGACTATGAAACCCATGGTGGCGAAGATGTCGCGTTATATGCGATTGGGCCGCAATCGCAGCTATTTTCAGGAACCCTTGAACAGCATTGGGTTTTTCATGCTTTAAAGTATGCGATGTGA
- a CDS encoding Methyltransferase, translating into MSTFKLQKFSVKQTVSGMKVCSDSLLFGAFIPVANAKRILDIGAGTGLLSLMQAQKCSEISPTIVESITAVEITQEGAEEAAENFYASSWHSLLNIVHQDIQSFADKSLVKSNEKYDLIICNPPFFSQHSPTSSDNNLRHIARHTDCLTYKDLCASIAKLLTKEGVAYLLLPVAIKQEIILSFADVGLGVSEIIDISESEHHAAKVMMIKVSFCFNEENKISNTMYKFSSHDCHTHQVKQYLSPFLLRYKKTIKSRK; encoded by the coding sequence GTGTCTACTTTTAAATTACAGAAATTCTCTGTTAAGCAAACAGTCTCGGGAATGAAAGTCTGTTCAGATAGCTTATTATTTGGTGCTTTCATTCCCGTTGCTAATGCGAAACGAATTTTAGACATTGGTGCAGGAACGGGCTTGTTATCTTTAATGCAAGCGCAGAAATGCTCTGAAATATCCCCTACAATTGTTGAATCCATTACGGCTGTAGAAATTACTCAAGAAGGTGCAGAAGAGGCAGCAGAAAATTTTTATGCTAGTTCTTGGCATTCATTATTAAACATCGTGCATCAAGATATCCAGAGCTTTGCGGATAAATCATTAGTTAAATCGAATGAAAAATATGATCTGATTATCTGTAATCCACCGTTTTTTTCTCAGCACAGTCCGACGAGTTCAGATAACAATCTTAGGCATATCGCTCGGCATACAGACTGCCTGACATATAAAGACTTATGCGCATCCATTGCTAAGTTATTAACAAAAGAGGGGGTAGCGTACTTATTATTGCCTGTAGCTATAAAGCAAGAAATTATCCTTTCTTTTGCCGACGTTGGTTTAGGTGTATCAGAAATCATCGATATATCTGAAAGTGAACATCATGCGGCTAAAGTTATGATGATAAAAGTGTCTTTCTGCTTTAATGAAGAAAATAAAATATCGAATACCATGTATAAATTCAGTTCGCATGATTGTCATACTCATCAAGTGAAACAGTATTTATCTCCGTTTTTATTAAGATATAAAAAAACAATTAAATCGAGAAAATAG
- a CDS encoding ABC transporter related protein, ATP binding subunit, translating into MSALIECQNLTKAYGNKKALNNISFEIQSGQPIALVGPNGAGKSTLFGILAGYIPATSGEAKILGHNVGSPELIGRIGALPQDALFNPNLTIQQQLSFLARLQGFGRSKAFKEAARVLELMQLADTAKEKITALSHGMKKRVAIAQALMGEPELVLLDEPTAGLDPENARNIRQQVMALSDETTFVISSHNLEELERLCEQVLYLDQGELKAQHIIGQQTEQQTLSYLTVRLVVKNTAIVSNIKQLTAVSQIELKQGDELVIGYNSSENPILDQQLLQLLAQHKVPYRQITHGQSLEDQLFMK; encoded by the coding sequence ATGAGTGCTTTAATTGAATGCCAAAATTTGACCAAAGCGTATGGCAATAAAAAAGCGTTAAATAACATCAGCTTTGAAATTCAATCAGGTCAGCCGATCGCCTTGGTCGGCCCTAATGGTGCTGGCAAAAGTACCTTATTTGGAATTCTCGCGGGTTATATACCGGCAACGTCAGGTGAGGCTAAAATTCTAGGGCATAATGTCGGTAGCCCAGAATTAATCGGTCGTATTGGCGCTCTGCCACAAGACGCACTGTTTAATCCGAATCTTACCATTCAGCAGCAGCTTAGTTTTCTTGCTCGGCTACAAGGCTTTGGACGAAGTAAGGCTTTTAAAGAAGCGGCTCGAGTTTTAGAATTGATGCAGCTAGCTGATACAGCAAAAGAGAAAATAACCGCATTAAGCCACGGTATGAAAAAACGGGTCGCCATTGCCCAAGCATTAATGGGTGAACCTGAGCTGGTGCTTTTAGATGAGCCTACGGCAGGCTTAGATCCAGAAAATGCACGTAATATTCGACAACAAGTGATGGCCTTATCGGATGAAACTACGTTTGTGATTAGTTCTCATAATTTAGAGGAGTTAGAGCGCTTGTGCGAGCAGGTTCTGTACCTCGATCAAGGGGAATTAAAAGCACAACACATCATTGGGCAGCAAACAGAACAGCAAACCCTATCGTATTTAACCGTGCGATTAGTGGTTAAAAATACCGCTATCGTGTCTAACATTAAGCAGTTAACTGCGGTTTCCCAAATAGAGTTAAAACAGGGGGATGAGTTAGTCATAGGTTATAACTCCAGCGAAAATCCAATACTCGATCAACAGCTATTGCAGCTATTGGCGCAGCACAAGGTTCCTTATCGCCAGATAACTCATGGTCAGTCGTTAGAGGATCAGCTTTTTATGAAATAA
- the dnaE gene encoding DNA-directed DNA polymerase III subunit alpha produces MTSPVDTPEIIEKLPAPAQFVHLRVHSEFSMIDGIVRIKDLIKTTAGHHMPAVGLTDQSNMYALVKFYKAAQGAGIKPIIGADIWLENDEERDLPHRLTLLAQNKQGYRHITELISQAYSHNQFDDKAIVRKEWLFEKSDGLIVLSGFRDGDIGQQVIKGNVEIADALLTEYVQHFGDRFYLEIQRTGREDEDLVLNASLALASKHSVPVVATNDVRFIKPDDFEAHETRVCIGESYALADKRRKKRYSDQQYFRSPEEMIELFQDIPSAIENTLEIAKRCNVEVELGKYYLPDFPIPDGLTEAEFFRKISYEGLDERLEKILKPEQPDYEECKKEYYDRLKFELDIIIDMGFPGYFLIVMDFIQWSKDNDIPVGPGRGSGAGSLVAYAQKITDIDPILYDLLFERFLNPERVSMPDFDIDFCMERRGEVINYVADHYGREAVSQIVTFGTMAAKAVVRDVARAQSKSFGLADKISKLIPGDPGMSLAKALDMEPLLKEFIEEDDEAQEIWEMAKRLEGIARQTGKHAGGVVIAPTKLTDFSPTACDEDYTGLVTQFDKSDVEEAGLVKFDFLGLRTLTIIDWAIKTINRFKDKTGEPHIRIEEIDLHDNECIEYLKTAQTTAVFQLESRGMKDLVRRLQPDNLEDMIALVALFRPGPLESGMVDDFINRKHGRAEVAYPHPDFQHESLKEILEPTYGVIVYQEQVMQIAQVLAGYTLGGADMLRRAMGKKKPEEMEKQRGTFREGAISVGVDPDLAMKIFDLVEKFAGYGFNKSHSAAYAVVSYQTLWLKCHYPAPFMAAVLTSDMQNTDKVVGFVEECREMKLDLVLPNVNQSEFGFIVNDDGAIVYGLGAVKGAGEGPVEAIVEARNLEGDFKDLFDFCKRCDPKKINKRVLEALVRSGGFDCFGQDRAVMMASIEDAVKAANQSAANEASGVFDLFGDAEAEAAEDIQFDVYEKHRHLRGWTLKERLQGEKDTLGLFVTGHPFDEYEDEVRQLAPTKLSNLRDDKKVQKLAGLIVNLRIMKNKRGENMCFITLDDRTGRVEVSLFSEAFEKVREVIDKDKVIIIEANVRHDDYSGGLKANAINAMEISQARLNYAKSLKVRVKREQLDHKFVANLKGMLDPVNIAQGEHGCPVILQYSNDSAQADIQLSDHWRIRPTDEQLLVLKYAFGEESVAMDYS; encoded by the coding sequence ATGACCAGCCCTGTTGATACGCCAGAAATTATTGAAAAGCTGCCTGCACCTGCCCAATTTGTTCATTTACGGGTGCACTCAGAGTTTTCCATGATCGACGGTATCGTGCGTATCAAAGACTTGATTAAAACCACCGCAGGGCATCATATGCCCGCGGTGGGATTGACCGATCAAAGCAATATGTATGCGTTGGTTAAGTTTTATAAAGCCGCTCAAGGCGCAGGCATTAAGCCGATTATTGGCGCCGATATCTGGTTAGAAAATGATGAAGAACGAGATTTACCACACCGCTTAACCCTGCTAGCCCAAAACAAACAGGGCTATCGCCATATCACCGAGCTTATTTCTCAAGCGTACAGTCACAATCAGTTTGATGATAAAGCCATTGTGCGTAAAGAATGGCTGTTTGAGAAAAGCGACGGTTTAATCGTTTTATCCGGCTTTCGTGATGGCGATATTGGTCAGCAAGTGATCAAGGGCAATGTTGAAATAGCCGATGCGCTATTAACAGAATATGTGCAGCATTTTGGTGATCGCTTTTATCTAGAGATTCAGCGTACGGGCCGAGAAGATGAAGACCTCGTGCTCAATGCGTCTCTTGCCTTGGCCAGCAAGCATTCCGTGCCTGTGGTTGCGACCAACGATGTGCGCTTTATTAAGCCCGATGATTTTGAAGCCCATGAAACTCGCGTCTGTATTGGTGAAAGTTACGCGTTAGCGGATAAGCGTCGAAAAAAACGTTATAGCGACCAGCAGTATTTCCGCAGTCCTGAAGAGATGATTGAGCTGTTTCAGGATATACCTTCAGCGATAGAAAATACCTTAGAAATTGCCAAACGCTGTAATGTAGAAGTAGAACTGGGTAAATATTACTTACCCGACTTCCCTATTCCCGATGGCCTTACTGAAGCTGAGTTCTTCCGTAAAATATCGTATGAAGGCTTAGACGAACGTCTTGAGAAAATCCTAAAGCCCGAGCAGCCAGATTACGAAGAGTGTAAAAAAGAATACTACGATCGCTTGAAATTCGAACTCGATATTATTATCGACATGGGCTTCCCCGGTTATTTTCTGATCGTAATGGACTTTATTCAATGGTCGAAAGATAACGACATTCCAGTAGGCCCAGGCCGTGGGTCCGGTGCGGGTTCTTTAGTAGCCTACGCGCAAAAAATTACCGATATTGATCCTATTTTATACGACTTGTTGTTCGAACGATTCTTGAACCCAGAACGTGTATCCATGCCCGATTTCGATATCGATTTCTGTATGGAGCGTCGTGGTGAGGTAATCAACTACGTAGCAGATCATTATGGCCGAGAAGCCGTATCGCAGATCGTGACCTTTGGTACGATGGCAGCAAAAGCCGTAGTGCGAGACGTAGCTCGTGCACAGAGCAAGTCATTTGGTTTAGCGGATAAAATATCCAAGCTGATTCCCGGCGACCCTGGTATGAGCTTGGCAAAAGCGCTCGACATGGAACCCCTGCTGAAAGAATTCATCGAAGAAGACGATGAAGCACAAGAAATTTGGGAAATGGCGAAACGCCTTGAAGGCATTGCACGTCAAACCGGTAAGCACGCCGGGGGTGTAGTCATCGCGCCGACTAAGCTGACTGACTTTTCTCCGACTGCCTGTGATGAAGATTATACCGGCCTAGTAACGCAATTCGATAAAAGTGACGTAGAAGAAGCAGGTCTGGTTAAGTTCGATTTCTTGGGACTTCGAACATTAACAATTATTGATTGGGCGATTAAAACCATTAATCGCTTTAAAGATAAAACCGGCGAGCCTCATATTCGCATTGAGGAAATAGACCTTCATGACAACGAGTGCATTGAGTATTTAAAAACAGCGCAAACGACGGCGGTATTCCAGCTGGAATCTCGTGGTATGAAAGATCTGGTTCGCCGTCTGCAGCCGGATAACCTTGAAGATATGATTGCCTTGGTGGCCTTGTTCCGCCCAGGTCCGCTTGAATCTGGCATGGTTGATGACTTTATTAACCGTAAGCATGGACGCGCAGAAGTCGCGTATCCCCACCCAGATTTCCAGCACGAAAGCTTAAAAGAAATTCTAGAACCGACTTACGGCGTTATTGTTTATCAAGAACAAGTAATGCAAATTGCTCAGGTTTTAGCAGGTTATACTCTTGGTGGCGCTGACATGTTACGTCGTGCTATGGGTAAGAAAAAGCCTGAAGAGATGGAGAAGCAGCGTGGTACGTTCCGCGAAGGGGCTATCTCGGTTGGCGTTGATCCTGATTTAGCAATGAAAATTTTTGACTTGGTTGAAAAATTCGCAGGTTACGGTTTTAACAAATCTCACTCCGCCGCGTATGCGGTGGTATCGTATCAAACGCTTTGGTTGAAATGTCATTATCCTGCGCCATTTATGGCGGCGGTATTGACTTCGGATATGCAAAATACCGACAAGGTCGTAGGCTTTGTTGAAGAATGTCGAGAAATGAAACTCGACTTGGTATTACCCAATGTTAATCAGTCTGAGTTTGGTTTTATCGTAAACGACGATGGTGCAATTGTGTACGGTTTGGGTGCGGTGAAAGGGGCGGGTGAAGGCCCTGTTGAAGCCATAGTTGAAGCGCGTAATTTGGAAGGCGATTTTAAAGACTTATTCGATTTTTGTAAGCGCTGTGATCCCAAGAAAATTAATAAGCGTGTGTTAGAAGCCTTAGTTCGAAGTGGTGGTTTTGATTGCTTTGGGCAAGACCGCGCAGTCATGATGGCCAGCATTGAAGATGCTGTTAAAGCAGCGAACCAAAGCGCAGCCAATGAAGCATCGGGCGTATTTGATTTATTTGGTGATGCAGAAGCAGAGGCCGCAGAAGATATTCAATTTGATGTGTATGAAAAGCATCGCCATCTACGTGGCTGGACGTTAAAAGAGCGTTTACAGGGCGAGAAAGATACCTTGGGCTTGTTTGTTACTGGCCACCCATTTGATGAATATGAAGACGAAGTACGCCAGCTAGCGCCGACTAAACTATCGAATTTACGTGATGATAAAAAAGTACAAAAGCTTGCGGGCTTGATTGTTAATCTACGCATTATGAAAAATAAGCGTGGGGAAAATATGTGCTTTATTACTCTGGATGATAGAACTGGACGTGTCGAAGTTTCTTTGTTTTCAGAGGCATTTGAGAAGGTTCGCGAAGTCATTGATAAAGATAAGGTCATAATCATCGAAGCGAATGTGCGCCACGATGATTATTCGGGTGGACTGAAAGCCAATGCGATTAATGCAATGGAAATCAGCCAGGCTCGGTTAAATTATGCAAAGTCGTTAAAAGTAAGAGTGAAGCGTGAACAGTTGGATCATAAGTTTGTTGCTAACTTAAAGGGCATGCTCGACCCTGTGAATATTGCCCAAGGCGAGCACGGCTGCCCTGTTATTTTACAATATTCAAATGACAGTGCTCAAGCTGACATTCAGTTGAGTGATCATTGGCGTATTCGTCCTACCGATGAGCAATTATTGGTATTGAAGTATGCTTTCGGAGAAGAATCTGTGGCAATGGATTATTCTTAA
- a CDS encoding putative cell cycle protein MesJ, with amino-acid sequence MLVEQAVAEALNSIVINNNVTADNRTEFDLWLGLSGGVDSTVLLHAAAYYCSLQCSEGYNRKLKAIHVHHGLSENADAWAKQAQALCINLSRKFSITIDCFVEKVQLDDRSDGLEQAARSARYQAFEKYCGPNDLLLQGHHLDDQIETFFMRAVRGSGLTGLASIPKQRSLSRTNTCQILRPLLAIEKTKIIEYAQQHQLDWVEDESNQDSDIDRNWWRNELLPQIWQRYPKQKHSLSRTINTIHHEQNLLQKLIINDISSHDALPLLKLEIHAALKDIPSFDLLLIKELNQVTSVSYLRAWFSQYVDILPSVIQMQTIYADMVLARADSEPQFKGAEFFLYRYQNRLYLLKTSILNNIAAGLRLTTSVNWQGEELKCFSGFLTCTDLDSNFALKPARYIVRNWQAGDVAKPFGRSTRKMKKWWQDYNVPSWMREHWPMIVNEETHEIAAVPGLFVCQGYCVEQGNSGWLVEYKVNLI; translated from the coding sequence ATGTTAGTTGAGCAAGCCGTTGCTGAAGCGTTAAATTCGATTGTTATAAATAATAATGTAACGGCTGACAATCGAACGGAATTTGACCTTTGGTTAGGCCTTAGTGGTGGTGTAGATTCAACAGTCTTACTCCATGCTGCGGCTTATTACTGTTCTTTGCAATGCTCCGAGGGTTACAACAGAAAATTAAAAGCTATTCATGTACACCATGGCTTATCGGAGAATGCCGATGCGTGGGCTAAACAAGCTCAAGCATTGTGTATAAACCTTTCACGGAAGTTTTCAATCACGATTGATTGCTTCGTTGAAAAAGTACAGCTAGATGATAGGTCCGATGGTTTAGAGCAGGCTGCTCGTTCTGCGCGTTACCAAGCATTTGAAAAATACTGCGGGCCTAATGATTTATTGCTGCAAGGGCATCATCTGGATGACCAAATAGAAACCTTTTTTATGCGCGCTGTACGTGGCAGTGGCTTAACGGGCTTAGCAAGTATTCCTAAGCAGCGATCACTTTCAAGAACGAATACTTGTCAGATATTACGTCCGCTTTTAGCCATTGAAAAAACTAAGATTATAGAATATGCCCAACAGCATCAGCTTGATTGGGTAGAAGATGAATCTAATCAAGATTCTGATATAGATAGAAACTGGTGGCGCAATGAGTTATTACCTCAAATCTGGCAGCGTTATCCTAAGCAGAAACACTCGTTATCTCGCACAATTAATACCATTCATCATGAACAAAACTTATTGCAAAAGTTAATTATAAATGACATTTCATCTCATGATGCATTGCCGCTTTTAAAACTTGAAATTCACGCCGCATTAAAAGATATCCCCAGCTTTGACTTGTTATTAATAAAAGAATTAAACCAAGTAACCAGTGTGAGTTACTTGAGAGCATGGTTTTCTCAATATGTAGATATTTTGCCATCTGTAATACAAATGCAAACTATCTATGCTGATATGGTTCTTGCTCGAGCTGATAGTGAACCTCAATTTAAAGGGGCTGAATTTTTTTTATATCGCTATCAAAATCGACTGTATTTATTAAAAACATCCATACTTAATAATATTGCTGCTGGGCTAAGACTAACTACCTCGGTTAATTGGCAAGGCGAAGAATTAAAATGCTTTAGCGGGTTCTTGACGTGCACTGATTTAGATTCTAACTTCGCTTTAAAGCCTGCTCGATATATTGTGAGAAACTGGCAGGCAGGAGATGTGGCAAAGCCTTTTGGTCGCTCGACACGGAAAATGAAAAAGTGGTGGCAAGATTATAATGTACCAAGCTGGATGCGGGAGCATTGGCCGATGATTGTGAACGAAGAGACCCATGAAATAGCGGCTGTCCCTGGGCTATTTGTTTGCCAAGGCTATTGTGTTGAACAAGGAAATTCAGGCTGGTTAGTTGAATACAAAGTAAATTTGATATGA
- a CDS encoding Transposase IS3/IS911 family — translation MAGERYNEEFKIAAVKQVTEGGYSIADVAKRLGITTKSLYNWRDRYGENAQVYQEKQSSSDVRKLKAELKRVTEERDILKEAAVFFAVESKKNTRS, via the coding sequence ATGGCTGGTGAACGATACAACGAAGAATTTAAGATAGCAGCAGTTAAGCAAGTAACCGAAGGCGGTTATTCAATAGCCGATGTTGCTAAGCGTTTAGGGATTACAACCAAAAGTCTTTATAACTGGCGTGATCGCTATGGTGAAAACGCACAAGTCTACCAAGAAAAGCAGTCCAGTTCAGATGTTCGTAAGCTTAAAGCTGAACTTAAGCGTGTAACCGAAGAGCGTGACATCCTAAAGGAAGCCGCCGTGTTCTTTGCCGTCGAGTCGAAGAAAAATACACGTTCATAA
- a CDS encoding transposase, whose amino-acid sequence MRTEGLQAQRGYKRKNNYGGGDLSTVVPNLLNREFNVEKPNTVWVTDITYIRTQEGWLFLAVIIDLFSRQVIGWSMGSRINTDLVLNAITMACWRRKPKGEVTSWK is encoded by the coding sequence ATGCGAACCGAAGGACTTCAAGCTCAGCGAGGCTATAAGAGAAAAAATAACTATGGAGGTGGTGACTTATCGACCGTTGTACCGAATCTACTTAATCGTGAATTTAATGTCGAAAAACCAAATACTGTCTGGGTTACAGATATTACTTATATTCGTACACAAGAAGGGTGGCTTTTTCTTGCAGTGATCATTGATCTGTTTTCACGACAAGTAATTGGCTGGTCTATGGGAAGTCGTATTAATACAGATTTGGTACTTAATGCAATAACGATGGCCTGCTGGCGACGTAAGCCAAAAGGCGAAGTGACGTCATGGAAATAA